The DNA segment CAAATTCTATCCTAACAAAGATACAAAATCAAGTATAAATTCTTATTGGTGAGGAAAGTATCGAGAAACCATGACCCATCATACAAATCGGTGCAGATAACAAAACGTTTCTGCGACAACCTGATAAAACTCTAACGCAATATCTGAAAGCTTCTTTAATATCTAAACGACGCATCTCAAGCTGATTCTTACTTGACAACTTAAGTACAAAGACATTTTGACTAGTGCTAGCAACTAAATGTGAAGTAACAAAAACAGAACAAAAACGCAACAATCTTCCAGAGTAACCTCCTGCTAGAACCACGAAAAATACCCTTTCTTTGCCGGCGATTTTGGAGTTTTCGGCGACTCGGGGGTCGAATTTCCGGACTTTACTACGTTATTAGGACCAGGACTGTCACCCCCACCAACTTGATTTGCTAAAATCGAGTTAGTCTGGGACTGTAGTTTCGCCTCGTATTTCCGAACGTCCTCTAGCGACATCTCGATCCACTCGTCGATCCACGCGAAGGCCTGTCGATGACCGAGTAGCAACACCTCTCGAATACACTACAAATCAAAATATCAAACAAGTGATGTCTGGGGGAATTGAAAGATGTACAGATTGTATGAAATCTTCAACTTTGGTCTGTAGGCCAAAGACTTCAAATGACGCGTTTACCAGTTTGTAGGAACACATTATAGGAGTGTAGTTGGCCCTCCAACCTTCGATTAAGGGCCCCCTGAGCGTTtttttagattgaaaaaaTCGCGGATCCTCCTCCTCTTTATAGTGTTTAGGACTTAAATCATCATATGCAATATCAATATGATCAACAAGGCGCTCAGCAAGCTGTTCTGGTGTCAAATTTAAACACTGAAAGATTCTCTCAGTAAAATGGACACAGGGTCAACAACAAAACTCACATTTTCTGTACAACCATTATTGTTCTCATATTTTGTCTTAATTTCTATGTGAAAGCGGGGTATAAAAGAACActgcaaataaaattaaaatctcaaAGTTGGTCAGGAGTGAACACTTACAGTGTAATCTGTTATGGTGAATGGATAATAATTCCACGCTTTCTCGGTTACGTAAAATATCTTTGGAATTATAGCTTGCACCCAGTAGGGCAGGCGgctaaaaacaaattaattatgaacaaaaaaaaatattttttttaagtgaacCTCGACAAGTGGATACGTTTTTCGGTGAATTGCCCCTTCCCATGTTCCGGATCTTCgcattctttattttcaaccACTTCGACACCTTCCCCATCCCCTGACTGCTCCAAACTGTGTCTTGCGATCATGTAAAGTTGCCCCACACGATACTAAAGTTGAATTGGTTACGTGACATCAAAAAACGTGGTGATTTACCTCTTCTGCAGTAATCGGCATACAAATCCTGTACTCCTTCGTTAGCACCATCCTGCCGGCAGATTATTACTTTCGTCGCTACAatgttatttacaaaaacaatttgacac comes from the Tenebrio molitor chromosome 9, icTenMoli1.1, whole genome shotgun sequence genome and includes:
- the rdgBbeta gene encoding cytoplasmic phosphatidylinositol transfer protein 1; the encoded protein is MVLTKEYRICMPITAEEYRVGQLYMIARHSLEQSGDGEGVEVVENKECEDPEHGKGQFTEKRIHLSSRLPYWVQAIIPKIFYVTEKAWNYYPFTITDYTCSFIPRFHIEIKTKYENNNGCTENCLNLTPEQLAERLVDHIDIAYDDLSPKHYKEEEDPRFFQSKKTLRGPLIEGWRANYTPIMCSYKLVNASFEVFGLQTKVEDFIQSCIREVLLLGHRQAFAWIDEWIEMSLEDVRKYEAKLQSQTNSILANQVGGGDSPGPNNVVKSGNSTPESPKTPKSPAKKGYFSWF